The Musa acuminata AAA Group cultivar baxijiao chromosome BXJ1-3, Cavendish_Baxijiao_AAA, whole genome shotgun sequence genome window below encodes:
- the LOC135630982 gene encoding FCS-Like Zinc finger 15-like, with amino-acid sequence MAGLSVLLEQRAFPKYTRIVSKTSVLKNSSPFSAAPTSSSTQGSTFLEYCYLCRRKLQEGQDIYMYRGDRAFCSEECRCRQIFMDEESGKRDHCSLAAAAAADGKYRAGRRRPRAAAGERALAGGFAY; translated from the exons ATGGCGGGTTTAAGTGTTCTCTTAGAACAAAGGGCCTTCCCAAAATACACCCGGATCGTGAGCAAAACTTCCGTCCTCAAGAACTCTTCTCCCTTCTCTGCTGCTCCCACTTCTTCTTCTACCCAAGGAAGCACTTTCTTGGAATACTGCTATCTTTGCAGGAGAAAACTTCAAGAAGGCCAGGATATCTACATGTACAG AGGGGATCGAGCCTTCTGCAGCGAGGAGTGCCGGTGCCGGCAGATATTTATGGACGAGGAGAGCGGAAAGAGGGATCACTGCTCCCTGGCCGCCGCTGCCGCGGCCGATGGAAAGTACCGGGCCGGGCGCCGCCGGCCGAGGGCGGCCGCCGGCGAACGGGCGCTCGCCGGTGGGTTTGCTTACTAG
- the LOC103978957 gene encoding glyoxysomal fatty acid beta-oxidation multifunctional protein MFP-a, giving the protein MEKKMARTEMEVGADGVAVIIIINPPINCLSFDVMWSLKANFEEAIRRDDVKAIVLTGQGPNFSGGFDIAAFEDLQGGNNGQKPEPKVGYFAIDVVTDIFEAARKPSVAAITGLVIGGGLELSMACHGRISTAAAQIALPELTLGFITGLGGTQRLPRLVGLPKALEMLLLSKGIGGEEAYKLGLVDAIVSPDELVETARHWALDIAESRKPWIKSLYRTDKLEPPEKAREVLKSARVEARKRSPNVQFPSVCIDVIEEGIVSGPRAGLWKESTTFLELLFTDTCKNLVHLLFAQRATTKVPGITDSGLKPRKIATVGIVGGGLTSSGIATALILNNYQVILKEEDENLLESTIGRVKDNLQNCVNEGKLNDEKCETALSLLTGVLDYERFKDVDMAIESASENLHLKQQIFADLEKHCSPNCILASNTSTIDLNLIGGETKSQDCIVGAHFFGPAHDMPLLEIIQTQKTSPQAVVDLLDVAEKIHKTPIVVRNCTGFAVNRMLFAHTQSALLLVDHGLDVYKIDHACTKFGLPMGPFRAADLVGLGAAGASGIQYLQSYPERVYKSMLMSVMIEDKREGEASGKGFYKYDEKRNASPDPDIIKYVEKSRNMASVTPNPQLMEIPDEDIVEMLLFPVINEACRILDEGIAVKATDLDIATVMGMGFPAYRGGIMFWADSLGANYICEKLEEWSKLYGNLFKPCSYLTDRAAKGILLSSP; this is encoded by the exons ATGGAGAAGAAGATGGCGAGGACGGAGATGGAGGTGGGAGCCGACGGCGTcgccgtcatcatcatcattaatcCTCCCATCAACTGCCTGTCCTTCGATG TAATGTGGAGCTTGAAAGCCAACTTTGAAGAGGCTATCCGTAGGGATGATGTGAAAGCCATCGTTCTCACAG GTCAAGGTCCGAACTTTTCCGGAGGTTTCGACATCGCTGCCTTTGAGGACCTTCAAGGGGGTAACAATGGACAGA AACCTGAACCTAAAGTTGGCTACTTTGCGATCGATGTCGTCACCGATATCTTCGAAG CTGCAAGAAAACCATCAGTGGCTGCCATTACCGGGCTAGTCATTGGTGGTGGGCTGGAACTCTCGATG GCATGTCATGGGCGCATCTCTACGGCCGCTGCTCAAATTGCCTTACCAGAACTCACTCTTGGATTCATCACAGGGCTTGGAG GAACGCAGCGGCTTCCGCGCCTTGTTGGACTTCCCAAAGCACTTGAAATGCTTCTG TTGTCCAAGGGAATTGGAGGAGAGGAAGCCTACAAACTGGGTCTTGTGGATGCCATAGTTTCACCTGATGAATTGGTGGAGACAGCTCGGCATTGGGCTCTGGATATTGCAGAGTCCAGAAAACCATGGATCAAGAGTCTTTACAGAACAGACAAGTTGGAACCCCCGGAGAAGGCCAGGGAAGTGCTGAAGTCTGCAAGAGTTGAAGCTCGAAAGCGATCTCCCAATGTCCAATTCCCTTCGGTGTGTATTGATGTGATCGAAGAGGGTATCGTCTCAGGTCCTCGTGCCGGACTTTGGAAG GAATCAACCACTTTCCTAGAACTTCTTTTCACTGACACCTGCAAGAATTTGGTTCATCTCCTCTTTGCACAGCGAGCAACCACAAAG GTTCCTGGGATCACTGACTCAGGTCTGAAGCCTAGGAAAATTGCTACGGTTGGCATTGTTGGAGGAGGTTTAACAAGCTCTGGAATTGCAACTGCGCTGATACTGAACAATTACCAAGTGATACttaaagaagaagatgaaaaCCTCTTAGAATCAACAATTGGCAGAGTTAAAG ACAATTTGCAGAATTGTGTCAATGAAGGAAAATTGAATGATGAAAAATGTGAGACAGCACTCTCTTTACTCACCGGTGTGTTGGATTATGAAAGGTTTAAAGATGTGGATATGGCAATTGAG TCAGCTTCTGAGAATCTTCACCTAAAACAGCAAATATTTGCTGATCTCGAGAAACACTGTTCTCCAAACTGTATACTCGCCAGTAACACTTCAACAATCGATCTCAACTTAATTGGAGGAGAAACCAAGTCTCAAGATTGTATCGTAGGGGCACATTTCTTCGG TCCTGCTCATGACATGCCACTGCTAGAAATAattcaaacacagaaaacatcacCACAAGCTGTTGTAGATCTCCTGGATGTTGCTGAGAAGATTCACAAGACACCCATTGTAGTTAGGAACTGCACTGGCTTTGCTGTTAACAggatgctctttgctcacactcagTCAGCACTCTTGCTTGTGGATCATGGTCTTGATGTGTATAAGATCGATCATGCATGCACCAAATTTGGATTGCCAATGGGTCCCTTCAG AGCTGCTGATCTTGTTGGACTTGGAGCAGCAGGAGCTTCTGGCATCCAATACCTTCAGAGCTACCCTGAAAGAGTCTACAAGTCCATGTTGATGTCTGTCATGATTGAAGACAAGAGGGAAG GTGAAGCAAGTGGAAAGGGGTTCTACAAGTATGATGAGAAGCGGAATGCCAGCCCAGATCCTGATATCATAAAGTATGTTGAGAAGTCAAGGAACATGGCCAGTGTTACTCCTAATCCTCAG CTGATGGAGATACCAGATGAGGACATAGTAGAAATGCTTCTCTTCCCGGTCATCAACGAGGCCTGTCGAATCCTTGATGAGGGAATCGCTGTGAAGGCAACAGACCTAGACATTGCCACTGTAATGGGCATGGGATTCCCAGCTTACAG GGGTGGCATCATGTTCTGGGCTGACTCCCTTGGAGCAAACTACATATGTGAGAAGCTGGAGGAGTGGAGCAAGTTGTATGGCAATCTTTTCAAGCCATGTTCTTATCTGACAGACAGGGCAGCCAAAGGCATTCTCTTG AGTTCCCcatag
- the LOC135630949 gene encoding exocyst complex component SEC15B-like: MRRKVAPDSTAMVAGGGGGGATEAEQAQLFSAIRNGEDLGPFVRRAFASGRPESLLSSLRQFARSKEAEIEDVCKAHYQDFIRAVDDLRSLLSDVDSLKSALADSNDALQSAAGPLLAALDAYLEARSIAANLAAALRAARLCSRLFALLARANEHLAADHLYLALRAVAAAERDLLPAAPHPTIRRMLLRLIPAVRAHAERKISKEFSDWMVQIRVASRHLGQIAIGRASAARQREEELRARQRQAEEQAHFRSGSTTATPTLRDHSYSLRVEEDDDWAGDDADDLAAAAAAASSDEGDPGLDLTPLYRAYHIHKTLGLEERFRRYYFENRKLQLTSDFQVSSLTPFLESHQTFFAQIAGFFIVEDRILRTGGGLIARPDVDALWETAVTKMVSVLEDQFSRMQTANHLLLIKDYVSLLGVTLHRYRYAVDPLLDVLSKHRDKYHDLLLSDCRRQVSEALAADKFEQMLMKKEYEYSMNVLSFQIQTSDITPAFPYVAPFSSSVPDLCRISRSFVEDSISFMSHGGQLDIYPIVKKYLERLLGEVLDGSILRLIESGGLGVSQAMQVAANMAVLERACDFLFRHAAQLSGIPLRIAEKGKREFPLKKSRDATVELLLGLLRKKIDDFLLLTDSISWLADSPPPNGNDYSNEVYIYLDTLVSTAQQILPIQVLRRVLQGVLSHISDKIMGLFLSDAVKRFNSNAVMGIDVDLKTFESFAENQSHLFSDSDDSGANELKLALLEARQLVNLLMSNNPENFLNAVIRERSYNKLDYKKVVAVTEKFRESSDRLFGTFGTRGAKQNPKQKSLDALIKRLKDAS, encoded by the coding sequence ATGCGGCGGAAGGTGGCACCGGATTCgacggcgatggtggcgggaggagGCGGCGGGGGTGCGACGGAGGCGGAGCAGGCGCAGCTGTTCTCGGCGATCAGAAACGGGGAGGACCTGGGACCGTTCGTGCGACGGGCGTTCGCGTCCGGGCGGCCCGAGTCGCTGCTGTCTTCCCTGCGTCAGTTCGCGCGGTCCAAGGAGGCGGAGATCGAGGACGTGTGCAAGGCGCACTACCAGGACTTCATCCGCGCTGTCGACGACCTCCGCTCCCTCCTATCCGACGTCGACTCCCTCAAGTCCGCCCTCGCCGACTCCAACGACGCCCTCCAGTCCGCGGCTGGCCCCCTCCTCGCCGCCCTCGACGCCTACCTCGAGGCCCGCTCCATCGCTGCCAACCTCGCCGCCGCCCTCCGCGCTGCCCGCCTCTGCTCCCGTCTCTTCGCCCTCCTCGCCCGCGCCAACGAGCACCTCGCCGCCGACCACCTCTATCTGGCCCTCCGCGCCGTCGCCGCCGCGGAGCGCGACCTCCTTCCCGCTGCCCCCCACCCCACCATCCGCCGCATGCTCCTCCGCCTCATCCCCGCCGTCCGCGCCCACGCCGAGCGCAAGATCTCCAAGGAGTTTTCCGACTGGATGGTCCAGATCCGCGTCGCCAGCCGCCACCTCGGCCAGATCGCCATCGGCCGCGCCTCAGCCGCCCGCCAGCGCGAGGAGGAGCTCCGTGCCCGTCAGCGCCAGGCCGAGGAGCAGGCCCACTTCCGCTCCGGCTCCACCACCGCCACCCCTACCCTCCGCGATCACTCCTACTCCCTCCGTGTCGAGGAGGACGACGACTGGGCCGGCGACGACGCCGACGACCTCGCTgcggccgctgccgccgcctcctccgaCGAGGGCGACCCGGGTCTCGATCTCACCCCGCTCTACCGCGCCTACCACATCCACAAGACCCTCGGCCTCGAGGAGCGCTTCCGGCGTTACTACTTCGAGAACCGCAAGCTGCAGCTCACCTCCGACTTCCAGGTCTCCTCCTTGACCCCCTTCCTCGAGTCGCACCAGACCTTCTTCGCTCAGATCGCCGGCTTCTTTATCGTCGAGGATCGAATCCTCCGCACCGGCGGCGGCCTCATCGCCCGTCCCGACGTCGACGCCCTCTGGGAGACCGCTGTCACCAAGATGGTGTCGGTGCTGGAGGACCAGTTCTCCCGGATGCAGACGGCCAACCACCTCCTCCTTATCAAGGACTATGTCAGCCTCCTCGGCGTCACCCTCCACCGCTACCGCTACGCCGTCGACCCTCTTCTCGACGTTCTCTCCAAGCACCGGGACAAGTACCATGACCTCCTCCTCTCCGACTGCCGCCGCCAGGTCTCGGAGGCCCTCGCCGCCGACAAGTTCGAGCAGATGCTCATGAAGAAGGAGTACGAGTACTCCATGAACGTGCTCTCCTTCCAGATCCAGACGTCCGACATCACCCCGGCCTTCCCTTACGTAGCACCCTTCTCTTCCAGCGTCCCAGACCTCTGCCGCATCTCCCGGTCCTTCGTCGAGGACTCGATCAGCTTCATGTCTCATGGCGGGCAGCTCGACATCTACCCCATCGTCAAGAAGTACCTCGAGCGACTCCTCGGGGAGGTCCTCGACGGCTCCATACTGCGACTCATCGAATCCGGGGGTCTTGGTGTCTCCCAGGCAATGCAAGTGGCCGCCAATATGGCCGTCTTGGAGCGGGCGTGTGACTTCTTGTTTCGCCATGCAGCACAGCTCTCAGGCATTCCGCTGCGCATTGCAGAGAAGGGAAAGAGGGAGTTCCCTTTGAAGAAATCTCGCGATGCGACTGTGGAGCTCTTGCTGGGGCTGCTGAGGAAGAAGATCGACGATTTCTTGCTGCTGACGGACAGCATTAGTTGGTTGGCGGATAGCCCACCCCCAAATGGGAATGATTACTCGAACGAGGTGTACATATACCTTGACACATTGGTCTCCACTGCACAGCAGATACTGCCCATCCAAGTCCTGCGGCGGGTGCTTCAGGGTGTCCTCTCCCATATATCTGACAAGATCATGGGGCTTTTCCTCAGCGATGCTGTCAAGAGGTTTAATTCGAATGCAGTAATGGGAATTGATGTTGATCTGAAGACGTTCGAATCATTTGCAGAAAACCAGTCTCACTTGTTTTCTGATTCGGATGATTCGGGTGCAAACGAGTTGAAGCTTGCATTATTAGAGGCAAGGCAGTTGGTCAATCTGCTAATGAGCAACAACCCTGAGAATTTCCTTAATGCGGTGATCAGGGAAAGGAGCTACAACAAGCTCGACTACAAGAAGGTGGTCGCCGTAACGGAGAAGTTCAGGGAATCGTCAGATCGGCTGTTCGGAACTTTTGGTACAAGGGGTGCAAAGCAGAATCCGAAACAGAAATCTCTGGATGCCCTAATTAAGAGACTCAAGGATGCTAGCTGA
- the LOC103978956 gene encoding protein DETOXIFICATION 55: MVTGDQIHKCLTISEVSEELKRMKDVGLPITVINLVSYIKGMASVACMGRLGRLELAGGALAVGFTNVTGYSVLAGLAMGMEPICSQAFGSRNLSLASRALRRTILLLLLVSLPIALLWINLRPIMRVVRQDSDVARVAACYCRFALPDLLANSLLQPLRVYFRCKGAPCPLMWCMSLAVVIHVPLTASLSSAIGVPGVAIATCLTDFNTLLLLLACVISSRTADEAAYLPIPSSPTTCSSYKPWSEWSSLIRLALPSCLAVCLEWWWYELMTVASGYLSNPRVSLATAAIVIQTTSLMYTLPTTLSTSVSARVGNELGAGQPRRAQTAAAVGMGLAVAGSCISLLWATVGREAWGRVFTGDGEVLELTKAVLPVIGLCELANCPQTTGCGVLRGSARPSVAAAINLYAFYLVGAPVALLLAFRLDLGFLGLSLGLLTAQVACALPVVYLVRNMDWEREASKAVDLVGSGRRALEGEYEEKATLKGEGLQP; the protein is encoded by the exons ATGGTCACGGGAGATCAAATCCACAAGTGCCTGACAATTTCAGAG GTATCGGAGGAGTTGAAGAGGATGAAGGACGTCGGTCTCCCCATAACAGTCATCAATCTGGTGAGCTACATCAAGGGCATGGCGTCGGTGGCGTGCATGGGCCGGCTGGGCCGCCTGGAGCTCGCAGGCGGCGCCCTCGCCGTTGGCTTCACCAACGTCACCGGCTACTCGGTGTTGGCCGGCTTGGCCATGGGCATGGAGCCAATTTGCAGCCAGGCCTTCGGGTCCCGCAACCTTTCCCTGGCATCCCGCGCCCTTCGCCGCAccatcctcctccttctcctcgtcTCCCTCCCCATCGCCCTCCTGTGGATCAACCTCCGACCCATCATGCGCGTCGTCCGCCAGGACTCCGACGTCGCCCGTGTCGCGGCTTGCTACTGCCGCTTCGCCCTCCCGGACCTCCTCGCCAACAGCCTCCTGCAGCCCCTCCGCGTCTACTTCCGCTGCAAGGGCGCGCCGTGTCCCCTCATGTGGTGCATGTCGCTGGCCGTCGTCATCCACGTCCCCCTCACGGCGTCGCTTAGctccgccatcggcgtgcccggcGTTGCCATTGCCACGTGCCTCACCGATTTCaacaccctcctcctcctcctggccTGCGTCATCTCCTCTCGGACGGCCGACGAGGCGGCGTACCTGCCGATCCCGAGCTCGCCCACGACCTGCTCTTCGTACAAGCCGTGGTCGGAGTGGTCCTCGTTGATCCGGCTGGCGTTACCGAGCTGTTTGGCTGTGTGTCTGGAGTGGTGGTGGTACGAGCTGATGACGGTGGCCTCCGGCTACCTCAGCAACCCTCGCGTCAGCCTGGCCACCGCCGCCATCGTCATACAGACGACGTCGTTGATGTACACTCTCCCGACCACGCTGAGCACGTCGGTCTCCGCCCGCGTCGGGAACGAGCTCGGGGCAGGTCAGCCGAGGAGGGCGCAGACCGCGGCGGCGGTGGGCATGGGCCTGGCGGTGGCAGGCTCATGCATCAGCCTGCTGTGGGCCACCGTAGGGAGGGAGGCGTGGGGGAGGGTCTTCACCGGCGACGGGGAGGTGCTCGAGCTCACCAAGGCCGTCCTGCCGGTGATCGGGCTGTGCGAGCTCGCTAACTGCCCGCAGACGACCGGGTGCGGCGTGCTCCGCGGCAGTGCCCGGCCGTCGGTGGCCGCCGCCATCAACCTCTACGCCTTCTACTTGGTTGGGGCGCCGGTGGCGCTACTGCTGGCCTTTCGGCTGGATTTGGGCTTTTTAGGCCTCAGCCTTGGGCTACTGACGGCCCAAGTTGCATGCGCGTTGCCGGTGGTGTACCTGGTCCGCAACATGGACTGGGAGAGGGAGGCCTCCAAGGCTGTGGACTTGGTGGGAAGCGGCAGACGCGCACTGGAAGGGGAATACGAAGAAAAGGCCACGCTCAAAGGAGAAGGGTTGCAGCCATGA
- the LOC135638926 gene encoding large ribosomal subunit protein eL18x-like, whose product MVSPNPAPSSSLRGTLISPRWFIVGSFDSRLVDLVRARGIDLGAGGRSKKARRTAPRFDDVYLKLLVSSVEDGSKFTTAIRERLFTSKDDKITVIVVTVMDAKRHYEVLSLAVTAPRVMGTSEARILKVG is encoded by the exons ATGGTAAGCCCTAACCCTGCTCCCTCCTCCTCACTTCGTGGAACCCTAATCTCTCCCCGCTGGTTCATCGTGGGTTCCTTCGACTCTCGTCTCGTCGATCTTGTTCGTGCTAGGGGTATCGATCTCGGTGCCGGCGGTCGGAGCAAGAAGGCCAGACGCACCGCCCCAAGGTTCGACGATGTCTACCTCAAGCTCCTT GTTTCTAGCGTGGAGGACGGAAGCAAGTTTACCACGGCGATACGAGAACGGCTCTTCACGAGCAA GGATGACAAGATCACCGTAATTGTTGTGACGGTGATGGATGCTAAGAGACACTACGAGGTGCTCTCTTTGGCTGTGACGGCACCGAGGGTCATGGGGACATCCGAGGCGAGGATCCTCAAGGTTGGGTGA